Sequence from the Ectothiorhodospira sp. BSL-9 genome:
GCTCGCCGGTGAGGCCCAGCTCGCCCAGGAATTCGCTGTTTCGGATGGAGGCCATGGGGATCTGACCCGAGGCGGCCAGGATGCCCAGGGCAATGCCCAGATCAAAGCGGCCGCCGTCCTTGGGCAGGTCGGCGGGGGCCAGGTTCACGGTGATGCGCCGGGCGGGAAAGTCGAAGCCGCTGGTCTGCAGTGCCGCCCGCACCCGGTCACGGCTCTCCTTGACCGCCGCTTCGGGCAGACCCACCATGGCAAAACTGGGCAGGCCGTTGGCCAGGTGCACCTCGATATGCACCGGAGGCGCCTGGATACCCAGCTGCGCCCGGCTGGCGATGACAGCAAGATTCATGGATCCTTCCATCGGGTCTCGTCCTTGGAGACAGCAGACTATATGCGGTGGCCCGGCGGTGGCAAGTGCCGCCGCCGGACTTGTGCCGCCCTCACCAGGCCAGCACCCTCACCAGCACCACCCCGCGTTGTGAGAACAGGATCTCGTAGTCCTCCAGCCGCTCCAGGGAGTCCTGCTTGGTGACGGCCACTTCCCCCACCTCGGGTTCTCGGCGCTCCACGCTGCGCTGTGCGTAGATGTTGAAGCTGGGGTTGTGCAGGCGCCACATGACCACCGTATCGGGCAGGTCGCGGGCCGCCAGGCCTGCCTCCTTGATGGGAGCCTGTTGCAGGCCGGCGGCTGCCGGGAGCAGCAGGCCGGCCACGCCCACGTTCATCACCAGCCCCAGCAGGAAGATCCGCCAGGCCCGGGCCATGCGCCGGTCGAACATGAAGAACACTGCGGCCACCGTGGCAATGGCAAAGAAGGCATGCCACAGGGGGCCGAAATGCTGCTGGTAATCACTGAGCAGGGCCAGGATGAAGTCATCGTCCACATGGGGCTTGATCAGCCCCACCAGCTCCGGCAGGGCCAGTAGCGCGCCAAACAGCAGGGCAGGGGGCAGGAACAGCAGGAAGCGGCTGCGCACCGCATCCAGGTGCATGGCCATGAGGATGAACAGGGGCGTGATGCCGTAGAAGATGTAGTGGGGCAGCTTGGTGCTGGCCAGGGAGAACAGGGCCAGCACGAACAGGAACCACAGCAGCAGATAGCCCTGCAGATCATCCCGGAACCGGTCCTTGAGTTCCACAAAGCTGCGCAGCATCACCGTGGTGTAGGGGAGCATCACCACCAGCAGCACCGGCAGGTAGTAATAGAGGGGCCCGCTATGGCTCTCCATGGGCTCCAGGAAGCGTTGCAGGTTGTGCTCCAGGAAGAATCCCAACAGGAAACCTGGCCCCTCCCGCCAGGTGATGGCCAGATACCAGGGCAGCACCAGCAGCAGGAACAGGACGATGCCCAGGGGGTTGAAGGCGGCTCTGAGCCAGTCGCGCCAGCGCCCCTTGAGCACATAGAAGATCAGGCTGACCGCCAGCGGGATGACCACCGCCACCGGCCCCTTGGTGAGAAAGCCCAGGCCCATGCAGACGAAGGCCAGGTATACCCAGCGGTTGCCCCCCTCCCGGAAGTGCAGAAAGATGGCGAACATGGCACCGGCGATGAACAGGTTCAGGGCGGCGTCGGCGATGGCACCGCGACCCACAATGACGATACCGATGGTGGTGGCACCGATGATGCCGGCAGCCAGCGCCGTAGGGTGGTCCAGTACGCGACGGGTGAAGGCCCAGATGAGCAGCATCCAGCCAGCCGAGGCCAGGGCCGAGGGTAGTCGCAGGGCGAATTCATTCAGCCCCAGGGCGCTCACGCTCAGGGCCTGTAGCCAGTAGATCAGTATCGGCTTATCATAGCGCGGCTCGCCGAACAGGTAGGTGGCCAGGAAATCCCCGCGCTCCAGCATGTTCCGGGTGGCCTCGCTGAAGGCGCCTTCGTCCAGATCGAACAGGGCGAAGCCATGCAGGTTGTAGAAAAAGCCCGTGAACAGGGCGGCCAGGAACAGCACCCACAGCCAGCGCAGTGAGAGTTGATCCAGATCGGGACTCAGGGGGTCGGCAAAGCGGGACATGCCATCGGACCTGTCGGGGCAACTGAACGGGTCGGCAGTGTACCAAAGAGCGCCGCAGTGCTCTGCCCTCAGTCGGCGCCATCGCGCCGGAGATCCTGCAGCCCTCGTGCGGATGAAACGCTCCACAAGCCCATGCCTCACCTCAAACTTCTCATCTCCATCGCCATTTTCGGCGCCTTTGTTGTCTTCGTGGAACTGGCCTACGGCTGGTCACGGGTGCTGGCTCCCTGGGTGGAACTCTCCTGGGGCCTGGTCATCGTGGCTGCCCTGCTGACCGGAGTGACCTACGCCCTGCGCACCCTGCGCCTGTACGACTATTATCGGCCGGTGATGACGGGCCGCTTCGGTGCCTGCCTGCGCCTCACCCTCACCCACAATCTGCTGAATAACCTGCTGCCCATGCGCACCGGGGAGTTGAGCTTCCCGCTGCTCATGGCGCGTTATTTCCAGGTGCCACCGCTGAACTCGGTGCCGGTGCTGCTGTGGTTCCGTTTGATGGACCTTCACACCCTGGGGTTTTTTGCCCTGCTGGCCCTGGGCAGTCATGCCCTGGGGGTGGGGCCGGCGCTGGCGCTGTCGCTCATGTGGCTGGCCACCCTGCCGCTCATCCGCCGCATGGCACCTTTCCTGATGGCCCGGATCGAACCCTGGGAGGACCATCGTCTGGCATCCCTGATGCTCCGGGCCTTGCAGGCCCTGCCCGAGTCGCCCCGGGCCTTCTGGCGGGCCTGGGGCTGGACCATGGGCAACTGGGTCGTCAAACTTGCCGTCTTTGTCTGGGTGCTGGCCCTGTTCCTGGAGGCCCCCGCCGCTGCCCTGTGGCTGGCGGTGATCGCCGGCGACCTCACCAGTGTGCTGCCGGTGCACGGTGTGGCCGGGGCCGGTACCTATGAGGCCGGTGTCATGGCGGCCCTGCTGCCCTTCGGTGTACCCGCCCAGGATGCCCTGGCGGCTGCCATCAACCTGCATTTGTTCCTGCTGGGATCAACCCTTGTCGCCGGTGCCCTGGTGCCCTGGCTCCCGGCGACCCGAGGAGAAACCTGATGTCCAATCCGCTTCCCACCGAACCTTCGGCCAACGAAGCCAGCCCCGGCGATGGCCTGGGCTACGCCATGTATGTGACCGAGGAGGGGTTGTCCCTGTCCCTGGTGGTGCCCATGTACAACGAGGAGGACAATGTGGTCCCCCTGGTGGAGCGCATCCACGAGGCCCTGGCGGGGCAGCCCATCCCCTGGGAGGTGGTGCTGGTGGATGACGGCAGCGCGGATGCCACGCCCGACCGCATGCTGGAGCAACGCAAGCGCCATGGCCGGCATGTGCGGGTGGTGTGCCTGCAGCGCAATTTTGGTCAGACCGCCGCCATGCAGGCGGGTATCGACCATGCCCGGGGCAGTATCATCGCCACTCTGGACGGGGATCTGCAAAATGACCCCAGCGACATTCCCGCCATGGTGCGACGCCTGCTGGAGGAGGACCTGGACATGGTGGCCGGGTGGCGCAAGGATCGTCATGATGACCTGTGGAAACGCAAGATCCCCTCGCGCATCGCCAACAAGCTCATACGCTGGACCACCAAGGTGAACCTGCACGACTACGGTTGCAGCCTCAAGGTGTTCCGGGCCGATGTCCTCAAGGGAGTGCGGCTCTATGGGGAGATGCACCGTTTCATCCCCGCCTGGTTCGCCACCCAGACGTCGCCCCGGCGCATCCGCGAGCATGTGGTCACCCACCATGCCCGGGCTCATGGGGACTCCAAGTACGGTATTTCCCGCACCTTCCGGGTGATCCTGGATCTGCTGTCGGTGTATTTCTTCATGCGCTACAAGGCGCGGCCCGGGCATTTCTTCGGCTCCATCGGCCTGGTCTTCGGGGGGCTGGGCTCGGTGATCCTGGGCTATCTGTTCCTGGTGAAGGTGTTGCTGAACGAGAGCATCGGCACGCGCCCGCTGTTGTTCGTGGGGGTGATGTGCGTGCTGGTGTCGGTGCAGCTGCTGACCACCGGCGTGCTCAGCGAACTCATGGCCCGCACCTATTTCGAATCCGGTCGCATCCGCTCCTATGTGGTTCGCGCTGGCGGCTATGAGCGTGCCGAGCAGGCCGACTGGCATCGTGCCGGTTGACGTGGGCCGCCTTTGATGTGGGTCATGGACTTCGCCTTTTGCCATGGCGCGAGGGGTCGGAGTGGTTTATTAGTGAATGCTAATTAATCGACCCATCAGCGGTCTCGATAGGTTCCGTTACGCAGCGCGGCATTCTGCGGCCCGCCGGGACCTTCCTCCGCGACACCTCCCGAGGAGTCATTCGTGTCAAGACCCCTTGTCTGCTCTTTCCTGCTCGGAATCATGCTGACCCTGTTGATGGCACCTGTCGTGGCACAGGAGCCGGACCGGTCGCCGGCGGTAGCCACCCTGGATGCTCCCACCCTGCTGCTGGAGAGCACTGCGGATCACCGCAAGTTCGAACAGCTCAGTGGCCCGTTCGAGTCGGGTCCCGATGTCACCCGGGCCTGCCTGGAGTGCCATACCGAGGCGGCCCTTCAGGTCCATCGCAGCATCCACTGGACCTGGGAGTATGATCAGCCGGAAACCGGCCAGAAGCTGGGCAAGCGCTTTGCCCTCAATAACCTGTGCCTGGGGATTGCGGGCAGCGAGGAGCGTTGCAGCTCCTGTCATACGGGTTACGACTTCGACGGTCCTGATTTTGATTTCACCGCCGAGGAAAAGGTCGACTGCCTGGTATGCCACGACACCACTGGCACCTATGTGAAGTTCCCCACCGGCGGCGGCCATCCGCCCGCCGAGGACACCGTGTTCCGTGGCACCCTGTTCAAGGCCCCCGACCTGGCCGAGGTGGCCCAGAACGTGGGCAAGACCAGCCGCGAGACCTGCGGTTCCTGTCACTTCGAGGGGGGCGGCGGCGATGCGGTCAAGCATGGCGATCTGGACAGCACGCTGTTGTCTCCCGCCCATTCCGTTGACGTGCACATGTCACCGGACGGGCTGGATTTCAGTTGCTCCACCTGCCATGAATTCAGCGGACATATCCAGGAAGGCAGTCGCTACCATGTGACCGCCAAGGCCGAGGGCGGCATCAGCGTGCCCGGGCGCGAGAGCGAACGGCCATCCTGCGAGTCCTGCCATGGCAGCGAACCCCATGACACCCGCATCCACGACAAGCTCAACCAGCACGTGGAGCGCATCGCCTGCCAGACCTGTCATGTGCCGGAACTGGCCCGGGGCGGCATGCCCACGAAGACCTTCTGGGACTGGTCCACCGCCGGCGAGCGTGACGAGGATGGGCGCCCCGTCGTGCGCAAGGATGAGGAAGGCAATGTGGTCTATGACGGCATGAAGGGAGACTTTCGCTGGGACGAGGACTACCCCCCCATCTATCGCTGGTTCGACGGCAACATGCGCTACACCCTGCTGGGTGATCGCATCGACCCCAGTCAGCCGGTGGAAGTGAACTTCCCTGAAGGCGGTCCCGATGACCCGCGCGCCCGCATCTGGCCCTTCAAGGTCATGGAGGGGCGCCAGCCCTATGACACGCAGTTCGAGACCCTGCTACTGGCCCACCTGTTTGGCCGGGACGAGAATGCCTTCTGGCGGGGTTACGACTGGGACAAGGCCATCATCTCGGGCATGGCCGAGGCCCGGCGCGCCGGTCAGACTGATGCCACCTTCAGTGGCAGCTTCGATTTCGTGGACACCCGCATGTACTGGCCGGTGAATCACATGGTGGCGCCCAAGGAGCAGGCCCTGAGCTGTGAGTCCTGTCATAGCACGGACGGGCGCCTGGCGGATCTGCCCGGGCCTTACATTCCAGGGCGGGATCGTCATCCCTGGATCGAACCCATCGGCTGGGCGGCCGTGACCCTCACCCTGCTGGGTGTGCTGGGCCATGGGGGAGTCCGTTACTGGCTCTATCGCCGCCGCTACCACTGACGAGTGCACACCATGAGTTCAGTTCGTATCTTCACCCTGTATGAGCGCTTCTGGCACTGGAGCCAGGCGGTGCTGATCTTCGGCCTGCTGCTGACCGGTCTGGAGCTTCATGGCAGCCATGGGCTGCTGGGATACAACACGGCCTTCTCCACCCATATCATCCTGGCCTGGGGGCTGATCGTGCTGTGGGCCTTCACCATCTTCTGGCATGTGGTCACCGGCGAGTGGCGTCAGTACGTGCCCACGCATCGGGGCATGCTGGCGGTGATGATGTACTACGCCTACGGCATCTTTTCGGGGGAGGCCAAGCCCTATACCCAGACGCCCTCGTCCAAGCATAACCCCTTGCAGCGCATGGCCTATTTCAGCTTCAAGGTGGCCATCGCCCCAGCGCTGTGGATTTCCGGGCTGCTGCTGCTGTTCTACGCTGCCTGGCGGGGTACGGCCCTGGAGGGCCTGGTCAGCTTTGCCACCGTGGCCTATGTGCACGTGGCGGCCACCTTCGCGCTGCTGGTCTTCATTCTCGGTCACGTGTACATGGCCGGCACCACGGGTGATCCCTGGTACGCTTATCTGAAATCCATGTTCACCGGGAAGAAGGAAGGGCGGTCGGACAGCCACTGAAGCTGGGGGAAGGGAGGCCCTGAAACAAAAGAACCCCGCCAAGGCGGGGTTCGCATCACTCAATTCTATGGTCAGGTCTGCTGGGTTCGGCAGGCTTGCGCCCCCGGCCCTTGAACCTGATCAGGCGGGCTGGACGTTCGCTGCAGCCATGCCCTTGGGCGTGGTCTGGGTCTCGAAGGAGACCTTCTGACCTTCGGCCAGCGTACGGAAACCACCGCCTTCGATGGACGAGAAATGTACAAAGACATCCTTGCCGCCATCATCGGGGGTGATGAACCCAAAACCCTTGCTTTCGTTAAACCACTTCACGGTACCAGTCAGCACTTCAGTATTACCTCGATCAAAAGAACAAAAGAGCAGAGCGAGTGAAGTCCATACCATCAAGCGATTCAGGCCCGTCCAGTCAGGGCTTTCACAATGTCTGCTCGCCCGATCATACGCCTGACCCTGGTTGGATGCTATAACTGTTTCACATTTTTCCGTTCCAGTGATCCAGTCCTTCTCACGGGCAGCACGCCACTTTGGCCCCCACGGCAAGACCATGTCCTCACCCCAGGTTTCCCGGCACGACCCGGCCCATCGGTCACCGCGTTCCAGCGCTGAAGTCCGGACCACACCGGCTGATTCCCCGGAGCACCGTCGCCTTGTCTGGCTGGCCGGCCCGGTCGAGCCCATGCAGGCGCTGGCACGGGACTGGTGTGGCGCTTTGTCCGAAACCACGCGGATGGCCTGGGTGGGACCCGCATCGGCCTCTCCGGCCCCGTGCCCACACCTGCCCCCGGCCCAGGCCGATACCTTGCTGGGCCGGACGCTGGATGCCCTGATTCTGGACGCTACCGCCGGCTTGCATCCCGACGCCCTGGGGGCTGCCACGGGGGCAGTGCGCGGGGGGGGGGTGGTCCTGTTGATCCTGCCCCGACTCCAGGCAAGGGCCTCCCGTTTCGGGCAGTGGTGTCTGCGTGTTCTGGGGGAGGCGGGGCTGGTGCCGCTGAATCCGTCAGGGGAGAGCCTGACGGCCCGGGATCTGCCTGTGCCTTTGTCCCTGTCGGTGGGCATGCCCCGGGCGCCCGATGCGGATGACTGCCTCACAAGGGATCAGCGTCAGGCTGTTCAGGCCCTGGAGCGCCTGGCCCATGGACGGGCCGGACGCCCGCTGGTGCTCACCGCCGACCGGGGGCGGGGCAAATCCGCGGCCCTGGGCATCGCTGCCGCCCGTCTCCTGACGGCCCGCCGAGACCTGGCGGTGGCTGATGCCCCTTACCGCATCCTGGTCACCGCGCCTCGTCTCGCTTCGGTGACGCCGGTGTTCACTCATGCTCGGGATGTTCTGGAGGGCAAAAGCCCCGGCGCGGGGCATGATCGGGGCTCCAGGCTGGAGGTCCCTGGTGCCGTTCTGGAATATGGTTCCCCTGGCGAGGCCTGTGACATCCCGGCGGACCTGTTGCTGGTGGATGAGGCCGCCGGGATCCCCGTCCACTGGCTGGTCCGCCTGCTGGAGGGGCATCAGCGGGTCGCCTTTGCCACCACCATTCATGGCTATGAGGGGGCCGGGCAGGGGTTTGCGACCCGGTTCCAGGAGATTCTCCGACGCCGTGCCCCGCAGACCCGTTTTCTGCACCTGACCCAGCCCATCCGCTGGGCGGCGGATGATCCGGTGGAGGCCCTCATGGATCGTTTGTTGATGCTCAGCGCTCGGCCGGCCGAGGTGGGGCATGAGGCCCGGCCAAACCCCGGGGAGGTCGTGGCCCAGGTGCTGTCACCTTCTCTGTGGCTGGAGGACGAACCCCTGCTGGAACAGGTCTTTGGTCTGCTGGTGCTGGCCCATTACCGCACCCGCCCCTCGGATCTCCAGCGCCTGCTGGATGACTCCGGCCTCCAGGTGCTGGCCTGGCGCCATCAGGGGCAGGTGGTGGCCGTGGCGCTGCTGGCGCGTGAAGGGGGGCTGGATGACGAGCTGACCCAGGCTGTGGCCCGGGGCCAGCGCCGGCCCCAGGGGCATTTTCTGCCGGTGGGGATGATTCTCCATGGTGGAGCCCCGCCGGCCTCGGGCCGTCTTGATTATGAGCGGGTGGTGCGGATTGCCGTGCATCCCCGGTTGCAACGACAGGGCCTGGGCACGGCCCTGTTGAGGCAGGTGGTGGATCATGCGCGCCAGGGTGGCGCCGATCTGGTGGGGGCGGGCTTTGGGGCCACGCCGGAACTCCTGGATTTCTGGCGTGGCGAGGGGTTCGAAGTCACCCGCATCGGCGTCAAGCCGGAGGTGAGCAGTGGTGGCTGGGGCGCCACGGTGCTGCGCCCACTCACCCAGGCCGGGCAAGAGGTCATGAAACCGGCGCGCAGCCATTTCGTTCGCGGTCTGCCGCAACTGCTGGCCGGCCCCCTGCGTTTCATGGATGCGGACCTGGCGCTGGCACTGGGCGCCGGTTCGGGTGCTCCGCCGCCCGGTCCGACGGACATTCCGGCCCTGGAGGCCTTTGCCCTCTGGCAGCGCCCCTTCGAAGCCTGCCTTCCCGAACTGGGTGCCCTGATCCGCTGGGGCCTGGCCGATCCGACGCGCCTGGCCGGGTTGCCCAGGGCCCAGCGTCACGCACTGGTGATGTGCCTGCTGCAACAGCGCTCCTGGGAGGCGACGGCCCGCGCGCTGGGGGTGTCGGGGCGCAAATCGGTGATCCGATGTCTGCGCGAGGCGGTGGAAGGGGTTGCCAAGCGGTTTTGGGCCGCTTAAGATCAAGACCAAGTGAACAACACAACTATTCGGATCGCCATCTAATGTTCGGTCACATGGTCAGCGTACGGGTACTGGTAGTCGTGGCACCCCCACGGCCCGGGAGCCTGTTGCGCTGACGATCTGACCACACCGATCCGATTCCTGCAAAAACCCCCGGGCAACCCCCGGGGGTTTTTGCGTTATGGCCGCCCAAAAAAGACAGGACCCAGCAGGAGAGTGACACCATGCCGCCCAGCCAAGCCGCCACCGCCGACGGGGCTCAAGCCCCGGATCAAGACCCTTGCAACGGTGCCGATGCCGTTATCCAGATCCTGCGGCGTCATGGTGTCGACACCGCATTCGGTTATCCGGGTGGGGCCATCATGCCCCTTTACGATGCACTGGCCCGACAACCCGGCGCCTTGAAGCACATCCTCACCCGCCACGAACAGGCCGCTGGCTTCGCCGCCAATGGCTTTGCCCGATCCTCCGGGCGCCTGGGGGTGTGCATCGCCACGTCGGGCCCTGGCGCCACCAACCTCATCACCGCCATTGCCGACGCCCACATGGACTCGGTGCCCCTGCTGGTGATCACCGGCCAGGTCCCCACCGGACTCATGGGCACCGATGCCTTCCAGGAGACCGATGTCCTGGGTCTGACACTCCCCATCACCAAGCACAGCTACCTGGTCCGCCGAGTGGAGGATCTGCCCGGCATCCTGGAAGAGGCCATCTGGCTGGCCCAGGAGGGGCGTCCCGGCCCCGTCTGGGTGGACATTCCCAAGGATGTGCAACTGGCCCCCTTGCCTGGGGCGTTGTGGGCAACCGCGGAGGCGGCCGTTACCCATGACGCTCCAGCCCTTGATGAGCAGGGATTGGCCCGGGCCCGCGCGCTGCTGGCCGAAGCGGATCAGCCCGTCATCTATGCCGGCGGCGGCGTGGTGCTGGCCGAGGCAGTGGAGGCCTTTCGCGGCTTTGTCGAGGCCACCGGGGCTCCGGTGGTCACCACCCTCAAGGGGCTGGGCCTGCTGACGGCGGATCATCCCCTGAACATGGGCATGCTGGGCATGCACGGGGCGCCCTGTGCCAACCGGGCGGTGCAGGCCTGTGATCTGCTGGTGGTGGTGGGGGCGCGCTTCGATGACCGGGCCACCGGGCGGCTGGCGGATTTTGCCCCCCATGCCCGGGTGATCCATCTGGACGTGGATGCCGCCGAGGTCTCCAAGCTGCGCCCACCCCAGGTGTCGCTGCTGGGGGATCTGAATCGCCTGCTGCCAGCCCTGGCCACGCCTTCGTCCACCGAGGCCTGGCGGGACCATTGCGCCGAGCTGCGCCGGGTGGGGGATTTTCGCCTGCCGCCGGAAAAGGGCGATACCTTCCCGGCACTGCGCTTTCTCAGGCGCCTCTCCGAGCAGGCCGATGCCCAGACCCATATCGCCTGTGACGTGGGCCAGCACCAGATGTGGGTGGCCCAGTTCTATGGTTTTTCGCACCCGCGTCGACACCTCACCAGTGGCGGCCTGGGGGCCATGGGGTTTGGCCTGCCAGCGGCCATTGGCGCCCAGATGGCGCACCCCAGCGCCCAGGTGATCAATATCAGTGGCGATGGCTCCTTCATGATGAACGTGCAGGAGCTGGCCACCCTGCGCCGTTACAACCTGCCGGTGAAGATGGTGATCTTTGATAACCAGTACCTGGGCATGGTGCGCCAGCAGCAGGAGCTCTTCTATGAGGGGCGCCTGGCGGAGGTGGATCTGTCGGATAACCCGGACTTTGTCCAGGTGGCCCAGGCCTTCGGTATCCCGGCGCTGCGCATCGAGGGCGTGGATTCGGTGGATGCCGCCATCGAGGCCTGCCTGGAGACCCAGGGGCCGCTGCTCCTGCATATCCCGGTGGCCCGTGAACAGAATGTCTGGCCCATTGTCGGGCCGGGCATGTCCAATGACCAGATGATCGAGGAGGAAGTCGCATGAACCCGCAATTCCAGTTACTGGCCCGCCCGGCCGATGGCAGTCTTGAGCGTATCCTGCGCACGGTGCGCTCCCGGGGTTTCGAGGTGCGGGACATGCACGTGCGTCTGGATGACGATGGCCACCGCTATCATGTGCGGCTCAAGGTGTCCGGCAGCCGCGACCCGGCCATGCTGGCCCGGCAGCTGGAGAAGCTGTGTGATGTGGAGCACCTGGCGGCGCTGCATGCGGCCGGGGCCGCGGATGAACCCGCCAACGCCCCCCGAATGGCCGCCGGCTAGCCCAACGCCCCCCTGACTCTGTGTCGGGAGGGTTTTTGTGGGAGCGGGCCTGCCCGCGAATGGTGGGCCGC
This genomic interval carries:
- a CDS encoding tetrathionate reductase family octaheme c-type cytochrome, whose amino-acid sequence is MSRPLVCSFLLGIMLTLLMAPVVAQEPDRSPAVATLDAPTLLLESTADHRKFEQLSGPFESGPDVTRACLECHTEAALQVHRSIHWTWEYDQPETGQKLGKRFALNNLCLGIAGSEERCSSCHTGYDFDGPDFDFTAEEKVDCLVCHDTTGTYVKFPTGGGHPPAEDTVFRGTLFKAPDLAEVAQNVGKTSRETCGSCHFEGGGGDAVKHGDLDSTLLSPAHSVDVHMSPDGLDFSCSTCHEFSGHIQEGSRYHVTAKAEGGISVPGRESERPSCESCHGSEPHDTRIHDKLNQHVERIACQTCHVPELARGGMPTKTFWDWSTAGERDEDGRPVVRKDEEGNVVYDGMKGDFRWDEDYPPIYRWFDGNMRYTLLGDRIDPSQPVEVNFPEGGPDDPRARIWPFKVMEGRQPYDTQFETLLLAHLFGRDENAFWRGYDWDKAIISGMAEARRAGQTDATFSGSFDFVDTRMYWPVNHMVAPKEQALSCESCHSTDGRLADLPGPYIPGRDRHPWIEPIGWAAVTLTLLGVLGHGGVRYWLYRRRYH
- a CDS encoding cold-shock protein translates to MLTGTVKWFNESKGFGFITPDDGGKDVFVHFSSIEGGGFRTLAEGQKVSFETQTTPKGMAAANVQPA
- a CDS encoding cytochrome b/b6 domain-containing protein; the encoded protein is MSSVRIFTLYERFWHWSQAVLIFGLLLTGLELHGSHGLLGYNTAFSTHIILAWGLIVLWAFTIFWHVVTGEWRQYVPTHRGMLAVMMYYAYGIFSGEAKPYTQTPSSKHNPLQRMAYFSFKVAIAPALWISGLLLLFYAAWRGTALEGLVSFATVAYVHVAATFALLVFILGHVYMAGTTGDPWYAYLKSMFTGKKEGRSDSH
- the ilvG gene encoding acetolactate synthase 2 catalytic subunit, which produces MPPSQAATADGAQAPDQDPCNGADAVIQILRRHGVDTAFGYPGGAIMPLYDALARQPGALKHILTRHEQAAGFAANGFARSSGRLGVCIATSGPGATNLITAIADAHMDSVPLLVITGQVPTGLMGTDAFQETDVLGLTLPITKHSYLVRRVEDLPGILEEAIWLAQEGRPGPVWVDIPKDVQLAPLPGALWATAEAAVTHDAPALDEQGLARARALLAEADQPVIYAGGGVVLAEAVEAFRGFVEATGAPVVTTLKGLGLLTADHPLNMGMLGMHGAPCANRAVQACDLLVVVGARFDDRATGRLADFAPHARVIHLDVDAAEVSKLRPPQVSLLGDLNRLLPALATPSSTEAWRDHCAELRRVGDFRLPPEKGDTFPALRFLRRLSEQADAQTHIACDVGQHQMWVAQFYGFSHPRRHLTSGGLGAMGFGLPAAIGAQMAHPSAQVINISGDGSFMMNVQELATLRRYNLPVKMVIFDNQYLGMVRQQQELFYEGRLAEVDLSDNPDFVQVAQAFGIPALRIEGVDSVDAAIEACLETQGPLLLHIPVAREQNVWPIVGPGMSNDQMIEEEVA
- a CDS encoding ACT domain-containing protein; the encoded protein is MNPQFQLLARPADGSLERILRTVRSRGFEVRDMHVRLDDDGHRYHVRLKVSGSRDPAMLARQLEKLCDVEHLAALHAAGAADEPANAPRMAAG
- a CDS encoding lysylphosphatidylglycerol synthase transmembrane domain-containing protein, which codes for MPHLKLLISIAIFGAFVVFVELAYGWSRVLAPWVELSWGLVIVAALLTGVTYALRTLRLYDYYRPVMTGRFGACLRLTLTHNLLNNLLPMRTGELSFPLLMARYFQVPPLNSVPVLLWFRLMDLHTLGFFALLALGSHALGVGPALALSLMWLATLPLIRRMAPFLMARIEPWEDHRLASLMLRALQALPESPRAFWRAWGWTMGNWVVKLAVFVWVLALFLEAPAAALWLAVIAGDLTSVLPVHGVAGAGTYEAGVMAALLPFGVPAQDALAAAINLHLFLLGSTLVAGALVPWLPATRGET
- a CDS encoding glycosyltransferase family 2 protein, coding for MYVTEEGLSLSLVVPMYNEEDNVVPLVERIHEALAGQPIPWEVVLVDDGSADATPDRMLEQRKRHGRHVRVVCLQRNFGQTAAMQAGIDHARGSIIATLDGDLQNDPSDIPAMVRRLLEEDLDMVAGWRKDRHDDLWKRKIPSRIANKLIRWTTKVNLHDYGCSLKVFRADVLKGVRLYGEMHRFIPAWFATQTSPRRIREHVVTHHARAHGDSKYGISRTFRVILDLLSVYFFMRYKARPGHFFGSIGLVFGGLGSVILGYLFLVKVLLNESIGTRPLLFVGVMCVLVSVQLLTTGVLSELMARTYFESGRIRSYVVRAGGYERAEQADWHRAG
- a CDS encoding tRNA(Met) cytidine acetyltransferase TmcA, giving the protein MSSPQVSRHDPAHRSPRSSAEVRTTPADSPEHRRLVWLAGPVEPMQALARDWCGALSETTRMAWVGPASASPAPCPHLPPAQADTLLGRTLDALILDATAGLHPDALGAATGAVRGGGVVLLILPRLQARASRFGQWCLRVLGEAGLVPLNPSGESLTARDLPVPLSLSVGMPRAPDADDCLTRDQRQAVQALERLAHGRAGRPLVLTADRGRGKSAALGIAAARLLTARRDLAVADAPYRILVTAPRLASVTPVFTHARDVLEGKSPGAGHDRGSRLEVPGAVLEYGSPGEACDIPADLLLVDEAAGIPVHWLVRLLEGHQRVAFATTIHGYEGAGQGFATRFQEILRRRAPQTRFLHLTQPIRWAADDPVEALMDRLLMLSARPAEVGHEARPNPGEVVAQVLSPSLWLEDEPLLEQVFGLLVLAHYRTRPSDLQRLLDDSGLQVLAWRHQGQVVAVALLAREGGLDDELTQAVARGQRRPQGHFLPVGMILHGGAPPASGRLDYERVVRIAVHPRLQRQGLGTALLRQVVDHARQGGADLVGAGFGATPELLDFWRGEGFEVTRIGVKPEVSSGGWGATVLRPLTQAGQEVMKPARSHFVRGLPQLLAGPLRFMDADLALALGAGSGAPPPGPTDIPALEAFALWQRPFEACLPELGALIRWGLADPTRLAGLPRAQRHALVMCLLQQRSWEATARALGVSGRKSVIRCLREAVEGVAKRFWAA
- a CDS encoding glycosyltransferase family 39 protein; this translates as MSRFADPLSPDLDQLSLRWLWVLFLAALFTGFFYNLHGFALFDLDEGAFSEATRNMLERGDFLATYLFGEPRYDKPILIYWLQALSVSALGLNEFALRLPSALASAGWMLLIWAFTRRVLDHPTALAAGIIGATTIGIVIVGRGAIADAALNLFIAGAMFAIFLHFREGGNRWVYLAFVCMGLGFLTKGPVAVVIPLAVSLIFYVLKGRWRDWLRAAFNPLGIVLFLLLVLPWYLAITWREGPGFLLGFFLEHNLQRFLEPMESHSGPLYYYLPVLLVVMLPYTTVMLRSFVELKDRFRDDLQGYLLLWFLFVLALFSLASTKLPHYIFYGITPLFILMAMHLDAVRSRFLLFLPPALLFGALLALPELVGLIKPHVDDDFILALLSDYQQHFGPLWHAFFAIATVAAVFFMFDRRMARAWRIFLLGLVMNVGVAGLLLPAAAGLQQAPIKEAGLAARDLPDTVVMWRLHNPSFNIYAQRSVERREPEVGEVAVTKQDSLERLEDYEILFSQRGVVLVRVLAW